Within the Pirellulales bacterium genome, the region GAGGTTCGGCTTGGGCGGAATCTCGTCTGGCAGGATCGGAATGATCGGTTGCGGGGTTGGCGCAGGCGTGGGCGAAACCGGCGGATTGACGCTCGGCGGCGTGAACGGCGGAGTCCGGTCGCGGCCAGCGTCGGCGTCCGGCACGCGAGGCCACGCCCCTTGTTCCACTGCCTGCACGCCCTGCGAGCTCATCTGCACGGGAGGCTGTTCCACGCGGCGCGATAAATAGCGGCGAATCGCGGCCGTGATATTCTTGGCCAGCTTTTCCGATGAGCCGCCATAAACCTGCATGAACACGACCAGCGATGGATCGCCAAACTTGCCCGAGCGGGGTGGCTGGACGAGGATCGTCGGGTAGGCTTTGAACTGGAGCTTCGCAAACCGCCAGCTTTGCGACTCATCCTCGATGGTGTAGTAGGTGAAGTGGGACCACGATTTTTTGGCATCGTTCGGGTTGGCGAACGCCAGCAGCCAGGGATCGGTCTCCCATGCCTTCTTCAGATTGATGCAAGCCGGGCACGAACGCGAGCCGACGACCGACACGAACCATTTGTCGATGTCGTTGGCCGGCAGCTCGAGTGCCGCGAGCAGTTCGTCCTGCTCGCCTCGCACCAGTCCGTCCCCAGCCCGAGTCACGCTGTCCCCCATCCGGCGCACCTCGGCTGAATCAACTTCGGGCGGTTTGGCCAGTGCGCTTTCGGAGAGCAGTCCGGATACCACGATCAGCATCATTGGCAAAACACGTCGCATTGGTTTGGCTCCTGTTGGTCTCAATCCCACCAGGCCGCGATGTGCGGCATGGCCGGTGCGGGCGGATAGTCGAGAATCACACACCACTGGCCGCTGGCCAAGTGCAGGCGGCGAAAGGCCGCGTCGTCGTAAGGCTGCACGTGCTGGTCGCCGTTGTTATTGACGACGAACCACGTTCGGCTGGCCGGATCGTGTCCGACGAGCGTCTGAAAGTGATTGCTGCCGGCACCGATCGCCGCGCCCCGACCGTTGGCGCAGGCCCACGTCATCCAGTCCCAGGTGGGCGTTCCCGTCACGTTGTAAATCCGCATGCCGCGCTTGTCGGCATACCGGGTCACGCGGCTCGGATAGCTGCCGCCCCGCTCGGCCGGCCCGTACTCGCTGTCCCACAAGAGCGTCGAGGCTTGCGGCACATTCTGGTCGAGTCCGCACATGCCGATCGAACACTGCACGCAACTGCCGTCGGGGTTCTCGTACCACTGCAGATAACGCTGCGGCACCTGGAGCGACAGCCGCGCGTCGAACGGATCGACGCCGGCAGCCGTTTGCGCGCCGGCATGCGATACCGCCAACGGCATCGCCAGCCAGGCGATTCCCACCATCAGGCACGTCCGCCAGTAACCGTTTCGCATGATCGCGCTCCGCACTCTGCACTCGTAGTCCATAAGTGCGTTCTATCATGCGTCTGTGCATTCCAAAGCGACATTTCTGAAGATTGCCGGAATCGTGCTACATATAGCAATCTGGCTTCCGAATTGTTGCAAGTGTGCCCTCGAACGTGACGAATCGACGCCCGCAGTGGCGACATTGTTTACGCCGCCGCACGCGCCCATCGCGCAGAGGCTCGGTGTTGGTTGTGACCAGGTGCCGACAGCCACAACTTGGGCACGCGATCCCGCGTGGTTTCGTCTCGTTCATTGCCTCCTCCTTTGCAACTCGGCAAAGCTCACCCGCCCACGCTTGATGTCCCCCGACGCACCCCCCGTGCCCGCAAGCGCGACTCCCTGAATCGAAGCGGCCGCGGCGCAGCCCACCAGGCAATCGAACCAGTGGTTATCGCCCCGCTCGGGGCGCATCTTCCATTCGTCCACCGTCCGACCGCGCCCTTCGGTCTTCACGCGGTATTCGGCCGTCAAATGTTCGGCAAACAGCCGGTGCGAGTCGGCGCTTGCGCCAAAGAGCGACAGGCACCCCCGGTCTCCCATCGGCACGGCCAGGCGGGCATGCACGAACGTCTTCCAGAAGTTCGTGTCGTAAACCACGTGCCGCACGGCCCGTTTGCCGGCCACATTGGGCATCCGCCAGTTGTGCCCCACGCGGTCGCCCGGCCGGCGCTTGTATTCGGAAAACGGCTGGCTCGATGCGCCCACAAACCGGCCGTGACTCGGCATCACAATCCCGGCAAAGGCCGACTGCCGGCAGAACTGATACACCACGTCGGTACTCGATCCCCAGTTGGCGTCGATCAGACAGCGCTCGATTCGCAGCATGGCCCCGTCATCGCGCCGCCACTCGCGCCCCAGCGACGCTGCGGTCAGTTGCTCGAGACCCGCGTAGATGGCACCTTCCAACCCGCTCGACTTCGTTGCCAGCGGGAGCGTGAGCCGGGCGTCGCGGAGCGTGAAGTACGGGCGCTGCTGGTCGGGAAACGCGCCGTAGTCGATCACGTAGCCGGTGAAATCGTCTTCCCATGCCGCAACCGCGTAAAACAGCAGGTTCGCCTGCACATCGACGAACATCGTCAGGTGATTGCAGCCGACCGGAGTCAGGCGGCGGTCGATCCGGTTGAGCTTACCGGCGATCTCGTCGGCCGAGAGTTCGTCCCCCTCGGAGGTTGCTTCTGGAAGCGGCTCGTTCTGGTATTCGGCGAAGAAGGCCGCTTCATCCTGCAACCGCAAGTTCATCGCGTGCTGGATCGCCGACAGTTCATCGTGGTTGAACCGCTCGGGCCAGGCGACCAGCGCGCCGGCATCCATCGCTTCCCGATCGGCGGCGTAGAACTCGGTCGCCAGGCGAATGTCGCCATGTTCGCGCAGGCTCTCACCACGCAGCTCGCCGTAGCGCTGCCACTTCTTCTCGTCGCTGGGGAACGTGTAAACCATTTTGGTGCGTTCCCCATTCCATTCCGGATGCTTGTCGCGCGAGAGGATGTTGTCGGCCATGTCGCTCGGGCGGATCACCGTGCAGGGCATGATGCCCGAGATCTTCTTGCCCGGACCGGCCAGGCCGAGGATCGCACCGGCCAGAATCCCTTCCCGTGTGGCGCACTGCGAGAGCGAACGGGCACTCTCATCCGTTTGCGGATCGTCTAAAACCACGAGGCTCGGCCGTACCGTGTGGCCATCGGCCCGCTTGTACTTCATACCGCGAATCCGGCCGGTGATGCCGGCCACCTTGATGATCGCCCCGCTGGCCGCACTGCCGGGCATCGAGGGAAGCACGATTTCGCGAGCGGTCCAGCCGATGTGCGTCCGTTCTCCCTGATAGAGCTGGCCATTGCAGCGGTTGGCGATCCCGTCGAGGCACTGGATCGGATAGACGGCCTCGGGAAAATCCTCGAGCAGCAGCTCGTTGCCGTCGAACTCCATCTTGATCGATTCGAGCATGTCCATCGCATGCCCTTCGTCCGAACCGATCA harbors:
- a CDS encoding C39 family peptidase translates to MRNGYWRTCLMVGIAWLAMPLAVSHAGAQTAAGVDPFDARLSLQVPQRYLQWYENPDGSCVQCSIGMCGLDQNVPQASTLLWDSEYGPAERGGSYPSRVTRYADKRGMRIYNVTGTPTWDWMTWACANGRGAAIGAGSNHFQTLVGHDPASRTWFVVNNNGDQHVQPYDDAAFRRLHLASGQWCVILDYPPAPAMPHIAAWWD
- a CDS encoding phage terminase large subunit family protein, which codes for IGSDEGHAMDMLESIKMEFDGNELLLEDFPEAVYPIQCLDGIANRCNGQLYQGERTHIGWTAREIVLPSMPGSAASGAIIKVAGITGRIRGMKYKRADGHTVRPSLVVLDDPQTDESARSLSQCATREGILAGAILGLAGPGKKISGIMPCTVIRPSDMADNILSRDKHPEWNGERTKMVYTFPSDEKKWQRYGELRGESLREHGDIRLATEFYAADREAMDAGALVAWPERFNHDELSAIQHAMNLRLQDEAAFFAEYQNEPLPEATSEGDELSADEIAGKLNRIDRRLTPVGCNHLTMFVDVQANLLFYAVAAWEDDFTGYVIDYGAFPDQQRPYFTLRDARLTLPLATKSSGLEGAIYAGLEQLTAASLGREWRRDDGAMLRIERCLIDANWGSSTDVVYQFCRQSAFAGIVMPSHGRFVGASSQPFSEYKRRPGDRVGHNWRMPNVAGKRAVRHVVYDTNFWKTFVHARLAVPMGDRGCLSLFGASADSHRLFAEHLTAEYRVKTEGRGRTVDEWKMRPERGDNHWFDCLVGCAAAASIQGVALAGTGGASGDIKRGRVSFAELQRRRQ